In one Amaranthus tricolor cultivar Red isolate AtriRed21 chromosome 8, ASM2621246v1, whole genome shotgun sequence genomic region, the following are encoded:
- the LOC130820609 gene encoding protein GAMETE CELL DEFECTIVE 1, mitochondrial produces MKFHFHKIVANKLIGVPSYSIKLSPNLHTQMQTLAKSTITLLRPFIPSNSHFPYSFLHHCHTFSTSSSSNNDEWNNAWETAWLPDDLSGKNTPAPWESDVNFGLVPDTVDAETKAFVEDMNENWDNRRKKSEKPQQKEENEDKNGGLYSLQNVKRDYRLKKQTIHAGLWMKEIELLEEAKLGVGCGDDIDKLLDSCSEIFDSPSNDLNDTKVSSTSEFKNKPDGWETTAKSEDANVWDMSQREEDILLQEFERRMAFCKFQIASFIKTHIFSRRRPIDGWKYMIEVIGPNARKGKGSVSRLPGLADPATQPFTEERTPVLRGRLTSRKTR; encoded by the exons ATGAAGTTCcattttcataaaatagttGCAAATAAACTCATAGGAGTTCCGTCTTATTCAATTAAACTCTCCCCTAATTTACACACCCAAATGCAGACACTAGCAAAATCGACCATCACTCTACTTCGACCTTTCATACCCTCAAATTCCCATTTCCCATACTCTTTCCTTCACCATTGTCACACCTTTTCCACCTCTTCTTCCTCTAACAACGATGAATGGAACAACGCATGGGAAACAGCTTGGCTTCCTGACGATTTATCTGGCAAAAACACCCCTGCTCCTTGGGAATCCGATGTCAATTTCGGCCTTGTTCCTGACACTGTTGACGCCGAGACCAAAGCATTTGTTGAAGACATGAATGAAAACTGGGATAACCGTCGCAAAAAGAGTGAAAAACCCCAGCAAAAAGAGGAAAATGAGGATAAAAATGGTGGGTTGTATAGTTTACAGAATGTAAAGAGAGATTATCGGTTGAAGAAACAGACAATTCATGCTGGGTTATGGATGAAAGAGATTGAATTGCTTGAAGAAGCTAAGTTGGGTGTTGGTTGTGGTGATGATATTGATAAACTTCTTGATAGTTGTTCTGA GATCTTTGACTCTCCTAGTAATGATTTGAATGACACAAAAGTGTCCAGCACATCTGAGTTCAAGAACAAACCTGATGGTTGGGAAACAACAGCTAAAAGTGAAGATGCCAATGTCTGGGACATGTCACAGAGAGAAGAGGACATCCTTCTGCAGGAATTCGAACGTCGAATGGCATTTTGCAAGTTTCAG ATAGCAAGCTTTATCAAGACTCACATTTTTAGCCGGAGGAGACCAATAGACGGATGGAAATACATGATTGAGGTGATAGGACCAAACGCAAGAAAAGGTAAGGGTAGTGTTTCACGGTTACCAGGCCTTGCAGATCCTGCTACTCAACCATTCACAGAGGAAAGAACACCAGTTCTTCGTGGCCGCCTCACCTCCCGTAAGACCAGATAG
- the LOC130820610 gene encoding 40S ribosomal protein S9-2-like yields the protein MVHVSYYRNYGKTFKKPRRPYEKERLDAELKLVGEYGLRNKRELWRVQYVLSRIRNAARHLLTLDEKNPRRIFEGEALLRRMNRYGLLDEGQNKLDYVLALTVENFLERRLQTLVFKSGMAKSIHHARVLIRQRHIRVGRQVVNVPSFMVRLDSQKHIDFSLTSPFGGGRPGRVKRRNQKAAAKKAAGGDGDEEDED from the exons ATGGTCCACGTTTCCTACTACCGCAACT aTGGGAAGACCTTTAAGAAGCCGCGTCGTCCATATGAGAAAGAGCGATTGGATGCTGAATTGAAGCTTGTAGGAGAGTATGGTCTTCGTAACAAGAGGGAGTTGTGGAGGGTTCAGTATGTTTTGAGTCGTATTCGTAATGCTGCAAGGCATCTTCTCACTCTTGATGAGAAGAATCCTCGCCGTATTTTTGAGGGTGAAGCTCTATTGAGGAGGATGAACAGGTATGGGCTTTTGGATGAAGGACAGAACAAGCTCGATTATGTATTGGCTCTCACTGTTGAGAACTTCTTGGAGAGGCGTCTTCAGACATTGGTCTTCAAGTCTGGTATGGCCAAGTCTATTCACCATGCTAGGGTGCTCATCAGGCAGAGGCATATTAG GGTTGGAAGACAAGTGGTGAATGTCCCTTCTTTCATGGTGAGGTTAGACTCTCAGAAACACATTGACTTCTCCCTTACTAGTCCTTTTGGAGGAGGCCGCCCAGGAAGAGTAAAGAGAAGGAATCAGAAGGCAGCAGCAAAGAAGGCAGCTGGTGGAGATGGTGACGAGGAAGATGAAGACTAA